Proteins encoded together in one Ipomoea triloba cultivar NCNSP0323 chromosome 4, ASM357664v1 window:
- the LOC116015673 gene encoding protein SULFUR DEFICIENCY-INDUCED 1-like isoform X2, whose product MEASVVNHPQLMLYAIPKVPSGDGPYVRAKYAQLVEKDLETAVIWFWKAINAGDRVGSALKDMAVVMKQLDRCEEAIEAVKSFRGLCSFQSQDSFDNVLLDLYKKCGKVDEQIVLLKQKLRKIYQGKVFNGRPTKTARSHGKKFQVSVKQETARILGSLGWAYMMKSNFITAEVVYRKAQMIDADGNKACNLAYCLIKQSRHDEARFFLEQVSSGRYPGSDEPKTRARLEELLSELDSVQPPCFMQNLPAGPGLGLELDHDFLAELDGVMSEWGPPRSRRLPVFEAITPIRDQLAC is encoded by the exons ATGGAAGCTTCAGTTGTAAATCATCCTCAGCTAATGCTTTATGCCATTCCTAAAGTCCCTTCCGGCGATGGTCCCTATGTTCGAGCCAAGTATGCTCAG TTGGTTGAGAAGGATCTGGAAACAGCAGTAATATGGTTCTGGAAGGCCATAAACGCAGGAGATAGAGTAGGGAGTGCCCTGAAAGACATGGCAGTAGTGATGAAACAGTTGGATCGCTGTGAAGAAGCCATTGAAGCCGTCAAATCTTTTCGAG GTCTCTGCTCATTCCAGTCCCAAGATTCCTTCGATAATGTTCTTCTAGATCTATACAAG aaaTGTGGGAAGGTGGATGAACAAATAGTGTTGTTAAAGCAGAAGCTGAGAAAGATATACCAAGGGAAGGTCTTCAATGGCAGACCAACGAAGACAGCTCGCTCCCATGGCAAAAAGTTTCAGGTTTCTGTCAAGCAAGAGACAGCCAGAATACTG GGTAGTTTGGGCTGGGCCTATATGATGAAGTCCAACTTCATAACAGCAGAAGTGGTGTACCGTAAGGCCCAAATGATCGACGCCGACGGCAACAAAGCGTGCAACCTGGCCTACTGCCTCATCAAACAATCCCGCCACGACGAGGCCCGATTCTTTCTGGAACAAGTATCGAGCGGCAGATACCCGGGCTCGGACGAACCCAAAACGAGAGCCCGGCTCGAGGAATTGCTTTCGGAGTTGGACTCGGTACAGCCCCCATGCTTCATGCAAAACCTTCCCGCCGGTCCCGGGCTCGGGCTGGAGCTGGACCACGATTTTCTCGCTGAGCTCGATGGGGTGATGAGCGAGTGGGGTCCACCCAGATCAAGAAGGTTGCCGGTCTTTGAAGCCATCACTCCAATCAGAGATCAGCTGGCTTGTTAA
- the LOC116015672 gene encoding protein SULFUR DEFICIENCY-INDUCED 1-like isoform X2, whose protein sequence is MEMEGASGSHNRSYRFAEGEEGENTKEHMYHVIHKVPCGDGPYVRAKHAQLVEKDPEAAIVWFWKAINAGDKVESALKDMAVVMKQVDRSEEAIEAIKSFRNRCPSQAQDSLDNVLLDLYKKCGKMEEQIALLKQKLRQIYEGKTFHGRPTKTARSHGKKFQVSVKQETARILGSLSWAYMQMSNFMAAEVIYRKAQMIDADSNKACNLVYCLIKQSRYDEARSVLEQVSSGGYPGWEDPKIKIRVESLMTQLDAVQPPCFLLQDDLPPGIDLEDDFVNGLDRLIAEWGPPRSKRLPIFQQLTPFTDDERESPDVDIDKS, encoded by the exons atggagaTGGAAGGCGCATCTGGAAGCCATAACAGAAGTTACAGATTTGCAGAAGGAGAAGAAGGTGAGAATACTAAGGAGCATATGTATCATGTGATTCACAAGGTTCCTTGCGGCGATGGTCCTTATGTCCGAGCTAAGCATGCTCAG TTAGTGGAGAAGGATCCGGAAGCAGCAATAGTGTGGTTTTGGAAAGCCATTAATGCCGGCGATAAAGTCGAGAGTGCTCTAAAAGACATGGCGGTGGTGATGAAGCAGGTCGATCGTAGCGAGGAAGCCATTGAAGCCATCAAATCCTTCCGAAATCGCTGCCCCTCACAGGCTCAGGACTCTCTCGATAATGTCCTTCTCGATCTATACAAG AAATGCGGGAAAATGGAAGAACAGATAGCGTTGCTGAAGCAGAAGCTGCGACAGATATACGAAGGGAAGACGTTCCACGGCAGGCCAACCAAAACCGCCCGCTCCCATGGCAAGAAGTTTCAGGTTTCCGTTAAGCAAGAGACCGCCAGAATACTG GGTAGTTTGAGCTGGGCCTACATGCAGATGTCGAATTTCATGGCAGCGGAAGTGATATACCGCAAGGCCCAAATGATCGACGCTGATAGCAACAAAGCCTGTAATCTGGTGTACTGTTTAATTAAACAATCCCGGTATGATGAGGCCCGTTCAGTGCTTGAACAGGTTTCCTCCGGTGGCTACCCGGGTTGGGAAGATCCAAAGATTAAAATCCGGGTCGAGAGTTTGATGACCCAATTGGATGCCGTGCAGCCTCCATGCTTCTTATTGCAGGATGATCTCCCCCCAGGCATCGACTTAGAAGATGATTTCGTTAATGGGCTCGATCGCCTCATCGCTGAGTGGGGTCCACCGAGATCCAAAAGGCTGCCCATATTTCAACAGCTCACTCCATTTACAGATGATGAG AGAGAGAGTCCCGATGTTGATATTgataaatcataa
- the LOC116016927 gene encoding thioredoxin-like protein 4B — MDYILRTLRTKQEIDSIIRDTIDKVLVLRFGRASDAVCLQLDDVLYKSAAEVSKFATVALADVDSEEVQVYVKYFDITLIPSTVFFFNAHHMKMDSGSADHTKWNGAFQTKQDFIDVVEAIYRGAMKGKLIVTCPLPPERIPRFQLLYKDV, encoded by the exons ATGGATTACATACTGAGGACCTTGAGGACGAAGCAGGAAATAGACTCCATAATCAGAGACACCATTGATAAAGTCCTCGTCCTCCGTTTTGGCCGTGCATCCGATGCCGTTTGTCTCCAGCTCGACGACGTC CTTTATAAATCCGCGGCGGAGGTTTCCAAGTTCGCGACGGTGGCTTTAGCAGACGTCGATTCCGAGGAAGTACAAGTTTATGTGAAGTATTTTGATATAACTTTGATACCTTCTACGGTGTTCTTCTTCAATGCTCATCATATGAAGATGGATTCTGG GAGTGCAGATCATACCAAGTGGAATGGAGCATTTCAGACAAAACAGGACTTCATTGATGTGGTGGAG GCAATATATAGAGGGGCCATGAAAGGCAAGCTGATTGTAACCTGTCCTCTTCCTCCGGAGCGAATACCGAGATTTCAATTGTTGTACAAAGATGTGTAG
- the LOC116017546 gene encoding uncharacterized protein LOC116017546, translating to MQILQWLSKLAHEHQTGKKQDKEVNANGIVFLNKNTAEQTRLKCKSCSLFKFLRRKDIAKAYFYNTLHLKRLGSSRRRQHFVRSMNMKRENLSRGLSPSHRSDSGAHLGSTKVLPISSDHAAQSSSENGNRQCPKPEKKDKTKTISKMKELLRWAAATKSEKGEKFLGRKVFRFRDKTTLKPVPDDDQLSNDSPKISFRWDVESCSTISSTYSEISSIASSTRNDQSGKRNAISLSSTPASREQQQGCRAGNWITTDSEFVVLEL from the exons ATGCAG ATTCTTCAGTGGCTGTCCAAGCTTGCACATGAGCATCAGACTGGCAAGAAGCAAG ATAAAGAAGTGAATGCAAATGGCATAGTTTTTCTGAACAAGAACACAGCTGAACAAACCAGGCTGAAATGCAAGAGTTGTAGTCTGTTCAAGTTCCTTCGCCGAAAGGACATTGCCAAGGCTTATTTCTACAACACCCTGCATCTGAAGAGGCTGGGGAGTAGTCGAAGGAGGCAGCATTTTGTCAGGTCCATGAACATGAAAAGAGAGAACCTTTCGCGGGGGTTAAGCCCGAGCCACAGGTCAGATTCTGGTGCACATTTAGGATCTACTAAGGTTCTGCCTATCAGCAGTGACCATGCAGCCCAATCTTCTTCAGAAAATGGCAACAGACAATGCCCTAAACCCGAAAAGAAAGACAAGACAAAAACCATTTCCAAGATGAAAGAGCTGCTCAGATGGGCTGCTGCAACCAAGTCAGAAAAGGGTGAAAAATTCCTAGGTAGAAAG GTGTTTCGCTTTCGCGACAAGACAACCTTAAAACCAGTACCAGATGATGATCAGCTCAGCAATGACTCTCCCAAGATCAGCTTCAGATGGGATGTGGAGAGCTGCTCCACCATCTCCTCCACTTATTCCGAGATCTCATCAATCGCTTCCTCAACGAGAAACGACCAATCAGGCAAAAGGAACGCGatttctttaagctcaactccAGCCAGTAGGGAGCAGCAGCAAGGCTGCAGAGCAGGAAACTGGATCACCACAGATTCTGAGT TCGTGGTGCTAGAACTCTGA
- the LOC116015673 gene encoding protein SULFUR DEFICIENCY-INDUCED 1-like isoform X1, with the protein MEASVVNHPQLMLYAIPKVPSGDGPYVRAKYAQLVEKDLETAVIWFWKAINAGDRVGSALKDMAVVMKQLDRCEEAIEAVKSFRGLCSFQSQDSFDNVLLDLYKKCGKVDEQIVLLKQKLRKIYQGKVFNGRPTKTARSHGKKFQVSVKQETARILGSLGWAYMMKSNFITAEVVYRKAQMIDADGNKACNLAYCLIKQSRHDEARFFLEQVSSGRYPGSDEPKTRARLEELLSELDSVQPPCFMQNLPAGPGLGLELDHDFLAELDGVMSEWGPPRSRRLPVFEAITPIRDQLAC; encoded by the exons ATGGAAGCTTCAGTTGTAAATCATCCTCAGCTAATGCTTTATGCCATTCCTAAAGTCCCTTCCGGCGATGGTCCCTATGTTCGAGCCAAGTATGCTCAG TTGGTTGAGAAGGATCTGGAAACAGCAGTAATATGGTTCTGGAAGGCCATAAACGCAGGAGATAGAGTAGGGAGTGCCCTGAAAGACATGGCAGTAGTGATGAAACAGTTGGATCGCTGTGAAGAAGCCATTGAAGCCGTCAAATCTTTTCGAGGTCTCTGCTCATTCCAGTCCCAAGATTCCTTCGATAATGTTCTTCTAGATCTATACAAG aaaTGTGGGAAGGTGGATGAACAAATAGTGTTGTTAAAGCAGAAGCTGAGAAAGATATACCAAGGGAAGGTCTTCAATGGCAGACCAACGAAGACAGCTCGCTCCCATGGCAAAAAGTTTCAGGTTTCTGTCAAGCAAGAGACAGCCAGAATACTG GGTAGTTTGGGCTGGGCCTATATGATGAAGTCCAACTTCATAACAGCAGAAGTGGTGTACCGTAAGGCCCAAATGATCGACGCCGACGGCAACAAAGCGTGCAACCTGGCCTACTGCCTCATCAAACAATCCCGCCACGACGAGGCCCGATTCTTTCTGGAACAAGTATCGAGCGGCAGATACCCGGGCTCGGACGAACCCAAAACGAGAGCCCGGCTCGAGGAATTGCTTTCGGAGTTGGACTCGGTACAGCCCCCATGCTTCATGCAAAACCTTCCCGCCGGTCCCGGGCTCGGGCTGGAGCTGGACCACGATTTTCTCGCTGAGCTCGATGGGGTGATGAGCGAGTGGGGTCCACCCAGATCAAGAAGGTTGCCGGTCTTTGAAGCCATCACTCCAATCAGAGATCAGCTGGCTTGTTAA
- the LOC116015674 gene encoding vesicle-associated membrane protein 721-like, whose amino-acid sequence MRQQSLIFSFVARDTVILADYTDFSGNFTGIASQCLQKLPAASNSNNKFTYNCDGYTFNYLVGDGFTYCVVAVESIGIHIPIAFLERIKEEFTKKYGGGKASTAIAHSLNKEFGPKLKEQMQYCLDHSVDIPMLAKVTAQVSELEGVIKGKIIEVLDREEKLEILLDKTENLRSQAQEFKALGTKSRKKMRLQKTKIKLICSCFILRRSED is encoded by the exons ATGAGGCAGCAGTCGTTGATCTTCAGCTTCGTGGCGAGAGACACGGTGATCCTCGCCGACTACACTGATTTCTCCGGCAACTTCACCGGCATAGCTTCACAATGCCTGCAGAAACTTCCGGCGGCGAGCAATAGCAATAATAAGTTCACCTACAACTGCGACGGCTATACCTTCAACTACCTCGTCGGAGATGGTTTCA CATATTGTGTTGTTGCTGTAGAATCTATTGGCATACATATTCCAATTGCTTTTCTTGAGCGCATTAAGGAAGAGTTTACCAAGAAATATGGTGGAGGAAAAGCTTCTACTGCTATTGCTCATAGCTTAAACAAAGAATTTGG GCCCAAGCTCAAGGAACAAATGCAGTATTGTTTGGATCATTCAGTAGATATTCCAATGCTTGCAAAGGTGACGGCTCAGGTCTCAGAGCTCGAAGGGGTGATAAAGGGAAAAATAATTGAG GTTCTTGATCGTGAAGAAAAGCTCGAAATTCTGTTGGACAAAACTGAGAATCTTCGATCACAG GCACAGGAGTTCAAGGCACTGGGTACTAAGTCCAGGAAGAAAATGCGGCTACAGAAAACGAAAATAAAGCTAATTTGTAGCTGTTTCATACTGCGACGGAGCGAGGATTAA
- the LOC116016322 gene encoding uncharacterized protein LOC116016322, with protein sequence MATRKQSMPDEADKHSLHKEWDEASCPICMDHPHNAVLLLCSSHDKGCRSYICDTSYRHSNCLDRFKKVTDEKLYLPSPPTTTARIPSPPRLSSSPNFTFRTSDRNSGSRTLSNSSEAHEEVNISVSNALVTGGVAGGSEANRINLTDNYMERREGTLEARDASPLWTRGPEATDVVCPSEPKLNLKCPLCRGDITGWKVVGEARKYLNLKPRNCSRESCSFVGNYRELRHHARRVHPAARPTDVDPLRQRAWRSLEEQREYDDIISAIRTAMPGAMVFGDYVIENGDRLSSERGTGESGRLMSTLFLFQMIGSMDTISELRSDRSRTLSRHQRSNGSLPRRRFLWGENLLGLQDDDDDDDEDDNEDEEEDEDLDIISDEVPSNPRRRRRLM encoded by the coding sequence ATGGCCACTAGGAAACAAAGCATGCCAGATGAGGCAGATAAGCATTCTCTCCATAAGGAATGGGATGAAGCTTCATGCCCTATATGCATGGATCACCCACACAATGCTGTTCTTCTACTTTGTAGTTCTCATGATAAAGGATGCAGATCTTACATTTGCGACACAAGCTATAGGCACTCAAACTGCCTAGATCGTTTCAAGAAAGTCACTGATGAAAAATTGTACTTGCCCTCTCCACCCACAACAACAGCTAGGATTCCCTCTCCACCCAGGCTTTCTAGTAGCCCGAATTTTACTTTTCGTACTTCTGATAGAAACTCAGGCTCAAGAACATTAAGTAATTCATCGGAAGCTCATGAAGAAGTGAATATATCAGTCAGTAATGCTTTGGTAACTGGTGGAGTTGCTGGAGGATCAGAAGCAAATAGAATTAATCTTACAGATAATTACATGGAGAGACGTGAAGGAACTTTAGAAGCTAGGGATGCCAGCCCACTGTGGACAAGGGGTCCTGAAGCAACAGATGTGGTTTGCCCATCGGAACCAAAATTGAACCTGAAATGCCCTCTGTGTCGTGGAGACATAACGGGATGGAAGGTTGTTGGAGAAGCTAGGAAGTACCTGAATTTGAAGCCTAGAAATTGTTCCCGTGAATCATGCTCATTTGTAGGTAATTATAGGGAGCTGCGCCATCATGCCAGGAGAGTTCACCCCGCAGCTCGCCCTACTGATGTTGACCCATTGAGACAGCGGGCTTGGAGAAGCCTTGAAGAACAGAGAGAGTATGATGACATAATCAGTGCTATTCGAACTGCTATGCCGGGTGCTATGGTATTTGGGGATTATGTAATTGAGAATGGAGATAGGCTATCAAGTGAAAGGGGCACAGGTGAAAGTGGCAGATTGATGAGTACTCTCTTCCTGTTTCAGATGATTGGTTCTATGGACACAATATCTGAACTAAGAAGTGACAGATCAAGGACTTTATCAAGGCACCAACGCTCAAATGGATCTCTCCCTAGGCGCCGCTTTCTTTGGGGTGAGAACCTGTTGGGTCttcaagatgatgatgatgatgatgacgaagACGACaatgaagatgaggaagaagatgaagacttGGATATAATCAGCGATGAGGTTCCTTCTAATCCAAGGAGACGTCGTCGGTTGATGTGA
- the LOC116015672 gene encoding protein SULFUR DEFICIENCY-INDUCED 1-like isoform X1 yields MEMEGASGSHNRSYRFAEGEEGENTKEHMYHVIHKVPCGDGPYVRAKHAQLVEKDPEAAIVWFWKAINAGDKVESALKDMAVVMKQVDRSEEAIEAIKSFRNRCPSQAQDSLDNVLLDLYKKCGKMEEQIALLKQKLRQIYEGKTFHGRPTKTARSHGKKFQVSVKQETARILGSLSWAYMQMSNFMAAEVIYRKAQMIDADSNKACNLVYCLIKQSRYDEARSVLEQVSSGGYPGWEDPKIKIRVESLMTQLDAVQPPCFLLQDDLPPGIDLEDDFVNGLDRLIAEWGPPRSKRLPIFQQLTPFTDDEVSERESPDVDIDKS; encoded by the exons atggagaTGGAAGGCGCATCTGGAAGCCATAACAGAAGTTACAGATTTGCAGAAGGAGAAGAAGGTGAGAATACTAAGGAGCATATGTATCATGTGATTCACAAGGTTCCTTGCGGCGATGGTCCTTATGTCCGAGCTAAGCATGCTCAG TTAGTGGAGAAGGATCCGGAAGCAGCAATAGTGTGGTTTTGGAAAGCCATTAATGCCGGCGATAAAGTCGAGAGTGCTCTAAAAGACATGGCGGTGGTGATGAAGCAGGTCGATCGTAGCGAGGAAGCCATTGAAGCCATCAAATCCTTCCGAAATCGCTGCCCCTCACAGGCTCAGGACTCTCTCGATAATGTCCTTCTCGATCTATACAAG AAATGCGGGAAAATGGAAGAACAGATAGCGTTGCTGAAGCAGAAGCTGCGACAGATATACGAAGGGAAGACGTTCCACGGCAGGCCAACCAAAACCGCCCGCTCCCATGGCAAGAAGTTTCAGGTTTCCGTTAAGCAAGAGACCGCCAGAATACTG GGTAGTTTGAGCTGGGCCTACATGCAGATGTCGAATTTCATGGCAGCGGAAGTGATATACCGCAAGGCCCAAATGATCGACGCTGATAGCAACAAAGCCTGTAATCTGGTGTACTGTTTAATTAAACAATCCCGGTATGATGAGGCCCGTTCAGTGCTTGAACAGGTTTCCTCCGGTGGCTACCCGGGTTGGGAAGATCCAAAGATTAAAATCCGGGTCGAGAGTTTGATGACCCAATTGGATGCCGTGCAGCCTCCATGCTTCTTATTGCAGGATGATCTCCCCCCAGGCATCGACTTAGAAGATGATTTCGTTAATGGGCTCGATCGCCTCATCGCTGAGTGGGGTCCACCGAGATCCAAAAGGCTGCCCATATTTCAACAGCTCACTCCATTTACAGATGATGAGGTGAGTGAG AGAGAGAGTCCCGATGTTGATATTgataaatcataa
- the LOC116015672 gene encoding protein SULFUR DEFICIENCY-INDUCED 1-like isoform X3 yields the protein MEMEGASGSHNRSYRFAEGEEGENTKEHMYHVIHKVPCGDGPYVRAKHAQLVEKDPEAAIVWFWKAINAGDKVESALKDMAVVMKQVDRSEEAIEAIKSFRNRCPSQAQDSLDNVLLDLYKKCGKMEEQIALLKQKLRQIYEGKTFHGRPTKTARSHGKKFQVSVKQETARILMSNFMAAEVIYRKAQMIDADSNKACNLVYCLIKQSRYDEARSVLEQVSSGGYPGWEDPKIKIRVESLMTQLDAVQPPCFLLQDDLPPGIDLEDDFVNGLDRLIAEWGPPRSKRLPIFQQLTPFTDDEVSERESPDVDIDKS from the exons atggagaTGGAAGGCGCATCTGGAAGCCATAACAGAAGTTACAGATTTGCAGAAGGAGAAGAAGGTGAGAATACTAAGGAGCATATGTATCATGTGATTCACAAGGTTCCTTGCGGCGATGGTCCTTATGTCCGAGCTAAGCATGCTCAG TTAGTGGAGAAGGATCCGGAAGCAGCAATAGTGTGGTTTTGGAAAGCCATTAATGCCGGCGATAAAGTCGAGAGTGCTCTAAAAGACATGGCGGTGGTGATGAAGCAGGTCGATCGTAGCGAGGAAGCCATTGAAGCCATCAAATCCTTCCGAAATCGCTGCCCCTCACAGGCTCAGGACTCTCTCGATAATGTCCTTCTCGATCTATACAAG AAATGCGGGAAAATGGAAGAACAGATAGCGTTGCTGAAGCAGAAGCTGCGACAGATATACGAAGGGAAGACGTTCCACGGCAGGCCAACCAAAACCGCCCGCTCCCATGGCAAGAAGTTTCAGGTTTCCGTTAAGCAAGAGACCGCCAGAATACTG ATGTCGAATTTCATGGCAGCGGAAGTGATATACCGCAAGGCCCAAATGATCGACGCTGATAGCAACAAAGCCTGTAATCTGGTGTACTGTTTAATTAAACAATCCCGGTATGATGAGGCCCGTTCAGTGCTTGAACAGGTTTCCTCCGGTGGCTACCCGGGTTGGGAAGATCCAAAGATTAAAATCCGGGTCGAGAGTTTGATGACCCAATTGGATGCCGTGCAGCCTCCATGCTTCTTATTGCAGGATGATCTCCCCCCAGGCATCGACTTAGAAGATGATTTCGTTAATGGGCTCGATCGCCTCATCGCTGAGTGGGGTCCACCGAGATCCAAAAGGCTGCCCATATTTCAACAGCTCACTCCATTTACAGATGATGAGGTGAGTGAG AGAGAGAGTCCCGATGTTGATATTgataaatcataa